From Halapricum desulfuricans, a single genomic window includes:
- the rimI gene encoding ribosomal protein S18-alanine N-acetyltransferase — protein sequence MTTTVPAESPGPSVRRAVRADLLAVFRIEQASFPQPWPYSAFERFLSEPGFLVAEVGGPGPSGVVGYVVADTVPNHGQPLGHVKDLAVHPERRGGGIGTRLLQRALTVLDEQGVQSVKLEVRATNDRARSLYERFGFSHRRTIPNYYDDGEDALVLVR from the coding sequence GTGACGACGACCGTCCCAGCGGAATCACCCGGCCCGAGCGTCCGGCGGGCCGTTCGCGCCGACCTGCTCGCCGTCTTCAGGATCGAACAGGCGTCGTTTCCCCAGCCGTGGCCCTATTCGGCGTTCGAGCGGTTTCTGTCCGAGCCGGGGTTTCTGGTCGCTGAAGTCGGTGGTCCCGGTCCGTCAGGCGTCGTCGGATACGTCGTCGCCGACACCGTACCGAACCACGGGCAACCGCTGGGCCACGTCAAGGACCTGGCAGTGCATCCCGAACGGCGCGGTGGGGGTATCGGGACGCGCCTCCTACAGCGGGCGCTGACTGTCCTCGACGAGCAGGGCGTCCAGTCGGTGAAACTCGAGGTCCGGGCCACCAACGACCGCGCCCGGTCACTGTACGAACGCTTCGGATTCTCCCATCGGCGGACGATTCCAAACTACTACGACGACGGCGAGGATGCGCTCGTGCTCGTCCGGTAG
- a CDS encoding ZIP family metal transporter has product MDTNQTTSTSVSTGSQRHQRQERITLFVSAVTAVVFLAMVAAGIAAGRTKLTFVVLFGFVAMFAGVGISYVSEFDTPNQQVWAYGLSSGAMLASAAALLAPKAITRHAAYGGFAIAFGYLLGYAAHELGHLVTHRDLPLNAAAGELTVHALAAGAIMGVVYGSLPGLSALFGFGILAHKFPAGFTGSEALQQSDLPRYAMIVPASAVAIAAIPLSILTPSLSPIVQAVFFGVSTGVFAHVGVDMLPECGHAGSHADSGGHGSVQCSPEADRTRRHAVLSTFVGAGALFVLWQALAMV; this is encoded by the coding sequence GTGGATACAAACCAGACGACATCGACGTCAGTCAGTACCGGCTCGCAACGACACCAGCGACAGGAGCGCATCACGCTGTTCGTGAGTGCCGTCACCGCCGTCGTCTTTCTCGCGATGGTTGCCGCCGGCATCGCCGCGGGGCGGACGAAACTCACGTTCGTCGTCCTCTTCGGGTTCGTGGCGATGTTCGCCGGCGTCGGGATCAGCTACGTCAGCGAGTTCGATACCCCTAACCAGCAGGTGTGGGCCTATGGCCTCTCAAGCGGTGCCATGCTCGCGAGCGCTGCCGCGTTGCTCGCGCCGAAAGCGATCACCCGTCACGCCGCCTACGGCGGGTTCGCGATCGCCTTCGGGTACCTGCTCGGCTATGCCGCCCACGAACTCGGACACCTGGTGACGCATCGGGACCTGCCGCTCAACGCGGCCGCGGGTGAACTCACAGTCCACGCCCTGGCAGCGGGAGCGATCATGGGCGTGGTCTACGGCTCGCTGCCGGGCCTGTCCGCGCTGTTCGGCTTTGGCATCCTCGCGCACAAGTTCCCGGCGGGGTTCACCGGCTCGGAAGCACTCCAGCAGTCGGACCTCCCACGCTACGCGATGATCGTCCCGGCCTCGGCAGTCGCGATCGCCGCGATTCCGCTGTCGATTCTGACGCCCTCGCTATCGCCGATCGTGCAGGCGGTCTTCTTCGGCGTCTCGACGGGCGTGTTCGCGCACGTCGGCGTCGATATGCTCCCGGAATGTGGCCACGCCGGCTCACACGCTGATTCGGGCGGCCACGGGAGCGTGCAGTGCTCGCCGGAAGCAGATCGGACCCGTCGCCACGCCGTGCTGAGCACGTTCGTCGGCGCGGGCGCGCTGTTCGTCCTGTGGCAAGCGCTGGCGATGGTGTAG
- a CDS encoding UPF0175 family protein, translated as MPTLSAEVAEETAADLEAVAELLGDDDETTIEKALQEGLETLRIRVAVERYQTGDVSIGEAADIADCTVADWLEVAHEKNLTAQYTPEELTDDAATAIDP; from the coding sequence ATGCCGACACTCAGTGCCGAGGTAGCCGAAGAGACCGCCGCCGATCTCGAGGCGGTCGCAGAGTTGCTCGGGGACGACGACGAGACGACGATCGAGAAAGCCCTGCAGGAAGGGCTGGAGACGCTCCGGATCCGGGTCGCGGTCGAGCGCTACCAGACCGGCGACGTCTCGATCGGTGAGGCCGCCGATATCGCCGACTGTACCGTCGCCGACTGGCTGGAGGTCGCCCACGAGAAGAACCTCACCGCCCAGTACACGCCCGAGGAGTTGACCGACGACGCCGCGACCGCCATCGACCCATGA
- the mre11 gene encoding DNA double-strand break repair protein Mre11 — translation MTRVIHTGDTHLGYQQYHEPERREDFLSSFRQVVEDAVAEDVDAVVHAGDLFHDRRPGLPDIMGTLSVLRDLDAADIPFLAIVGNHEAKREAQWLDLYESLGLARRLGSEPVTVGNTAFYGLDFVARSQRGDLDYDFEPHDAEHAALVSHGLFQPFDHGDWDAEELLSAAPVEFDAMLLGDDHEPKRTQVGSTWVTYCGSTERASASERADRGYNLVTFEEGVDIRRRGLPTREFVFVDVELGDGEGYERVRERVEQYDLSEAVVIVTITGEGEPITPAEIETVALDAGALVARVNDRREIEDTGDVSVSFADPDDAVSERIRELGLSPAARDLDETIRASKVADSKVADVIEDRVAEFVAEADEGAFASAPESSEQTDEAATDDTGGADGDGADGTSSDDGSGSTQGDAGAGDGQATMEEYL, via the coding sequence ATGACGCGGGTTATCCACACTGGGGACACCCATCTGGGCTACCAGCAGTATCACGAGCCCGAGCGCCGGGAGGACTTTCTGAGCTCGTTTCGGCAGGTGGTCGAAGACGCCGTCGCCGAGGACGTCGACGCGGTGGTCCACGCTGGGGATCTCTTTCACGACCGTCGTCCGGGACTGCCCGATATCATGGGTACGCTGTCGGTGCTCCGTGACCTGGACGCGGCCGACATTCCGTTTCTGGCGATCGTCGGCAACCACGAGGCCAAACGCGAGGCCCAGTGGCTCGACCTCTACGAGTCGCTGGGGCTGGCGAGGCGGCTCGGCTCCGAGCCGGTGACCGTCGGAAACACGGCCTTCTACGGCCTGGACTTCGTGGCTCGCTCCCAGCGTGGTGACCTGGACTACGACTTCGAGCCACACGACGCCGAGCACGCAGCGCTGGTCTCGCACGGACTGTTCCAGCCGTTCGATCACGGCGACTGGGACGCCGAGGAACTGCTGTCGGCCGCTCCCGTCGAGTTCGACGCGATGTTGCTGGGCGACGACCACGAACCCAAACGCACACAGGTGGGCTCGACGTGGGTGACCTACTGCGGCTCGACCGAGCGCGCCAGCGCCTCCGAGCGGGCGGATCGCGGCTACAACCTGGTGACCTTCGAGGAGGGCGTCGACATCCGTCGCCGGGGGTTGCCGACCCGCGAGTTCGTCTTCGTGGACGTCGAACTCGGGGACGGAGAGGGGTACGAGCGCGTCCGCGAGCGAGTCGAGCAATACGATCTGTCGGAGGCGGTCGTGATCGTGACGATCACCGGCGAGGGCGAACCGATCACGCCGGCCGAGATCGAGACCGTCGCGCTGGATGCGGGGGCGCTGGTCGCCCGGGTCAACGACCGCCGTGAGATCGAGGATACGGGCGATGTCTCGGTCAGTTTCGCTGACCCGGACGACGCCGTGAGCGAGCGGATCCGCGAGCTGGGACTGAGTCCGGCCGCCCGGGACCTCGACGAGACGATCCGGGCGAGCAAGGTCGCCGACTCGAAGGTCGCGGATGTGATCGAAGACCGCGTCGCGGAGTTCGTCGCCGAAGCCGACGAGGGGGCGTTCGCGTCGGCGCCCGAGAGCAGTGAACAGACGGACGAGGCAGCGACCGACGACACGGGCGGAGCGGACGGAGACGGGGCGGACGGGACGAGTTCAGACGACGGGAGTGGCTCGACGCAGGGAGACGCCGGAGCGGGCGACGGCCAGGCCACGATGGAGGAATACCTATGA
- the gatB gene encoding Asp-tRNA(Asn)/Glu-tRNA(Gln) amidotransferase subunit GatB, translated as MTAQAADSRDLAVVIGLEVHVQLETDTKIFCGCSTEPAEEPNTNTCPVCLGLPGALPVLNEGAVEAAVKVGKAIDASIPEETAFHRKNYYYPDLPKNFQITQYDAPICQDGVLEFGHEGERRSVGIRRAHLEEDPGSIKHVREGTESLEARTCSIDRADYTLIDYNRAGTPLMEIVTKPDFRDPAEVRAFLEKLEEVLEYLGVFDPTRDGSLRIDANLSVVDADEVGEDGHIDDAVLEEANRTEVKNISSHKGAEQALSFEASRQKKLLESGRGVEQETRHFNETHGNTVAMRSKEAEKDYRYFREADLPPLQVSDWKDEIEIPELPDARRERFRAEYGLGVEAASKLTSTKQVADFYEELAREYDADLVATWVADNLLGELNYRDMDVTDIEGRLEEVATLVELVAEEEITAKNARETVLRDMLDDGDTPETIVDREGLGKTSGDAVQEAVEAAIEENPDAVEDFHSGEGGAINFLVGQVMQKTGGSADPGDVNQLLREELEG; from the coding sequence ATGACTGCGCAAGCCGCCGATTCACGCGACCTGGCGGTCGTCATCGGCCTGGAAGTCCACGTCCAGTTGGAGACGGACACGAAGATCTTCTGTGGCTGTTCGACCGAGCCCGCCGAGGAACCCAACACCAACACCTGCCCCGTCTGCCTCGGACTCCCCGGTGCGCTCCCAGTGCTCAACGAGGGAGCAGTCGAGGCCGCGGTCAAGGTCGGCAAGGCCATCGACGCCTCGATTCCCGAGGAGACGGCCTTCCACCGGAAGAACTACTACTACCCGGACCTGCCGAAGAACTTCCAGATCACCCAGTACGACGCCCCCATCTGTCAGGACGGTGTCCTGGAGTTCGGTCACGAGGGCGAGCGCCGGTCGGTCGGGATCCGACGCGCCCACCTCGAAGAGGATCCCGGCTCGATCAAGCACGTCCGCGAGGGAACCGAGAGCCTGGAAGCCCGGACATGCTCGATCGATCGGGCCGACTACACGCTCATCGACTACAACCGCGCGGGGACGCCGCTGATGGAGATCGTCACCAAGCCGGACTTCCGCGATCCCGCGGAGGTGCGGGCGTTCCTCGAAAAACTCGAGGAAGTCCTGGAGTATCTCGGCGTGTTCGACCCCACCCGGGACGGCAGCTTGCGGATCGACGCGAACCTCTCGGTCGTCGACGCCGACGAGGTGGGCGAGGACGGTCACATCGACGATGCGGTCCTGGAGGAAGCGAACCGCACCGAGGTCAAGAACATCTCCAGTCACAAGGGCGCCGAGCAGGCGCTGTCGTTCGAGGCCTCGCGCCAGAAGAAACTACTCGAGTCCGGACGGGGGGTCGAGCAGGAAACGCGACACTTCAACGAGACCCACGGCAACACCGTCGCGATGCGCTCGAAGGAAGCGGAGAAGGACTACCGCTACTTCCGGGAGGCCGATCTGCCGCCGCTACAGGTCAGCGACTGGAAAGACGAAATCGAAATTCCCGAACTGCCAGACGCCCGCCGGGAGCGCTTTCGGGCGGAGTACGGTCTCGGTGTGGAGGCGGCTTCGAAGCTGACCTCGACGAAGCAGGTCGCGGACTTCTACGAGGAGCTCGCACGCGAGTACGATGCCGACCTGGTGGCGACGTGGGTCGCGGACAACCTGCTGGGCGAGTTGAACTACCGCGACATGGACGTGACCGACATCGAGGGACGCCTCGAGGAAGTCGCGACGCTCGTCGAGCTGGTCGCGGAGGAGGAGATCACGGCCAAGAACGCACGCGAGACCGTTCTCCGGGACATGCTCGACGACGGCGACACCCCCGAGACGATCGTCGACCGGGAGGGGCTGGGCAAGACCTCCGGCGACGCGGTTCAGGAGGCTGTCGAGGCGGCTATCGAGGAGAACCCCGACGCCGTCGAGGACTTCCACAGCGGCGAGGGCGGCGCGATCAACTTCCTCGTCGGGCAGGTCATGCAGAAAACGGGCGGCTCGGCGGATCCCGGTGACGTGAATCAGCTGTTGCGGGAAGAACTGGAAGGCTGA
- a CDS encoding helix-turn-helix transcriptional regulator: MSTELETASGMGSRELVHFVTQQTRFALVTNILQHPEQLPSMYELEQLNPSVSEATVYKHVQKLIDAGIVTEVALDDDQRRQGYPWKFYGLTADGREFLEAHNLLAAEDTLQRMYETISDKPEKMVKYEQAPRP, translated from the coding sequence ATGAGCACCGAACTGGAAACCGCGTCGGGGATGGGCTCGCGCGAACTCGTCCACTTCGTCACCCAGCAGACGCGGTTCGCGCTGGTCACCAACATCCTGCAACACCCCGAGCAGCTTCCCTCGATGTACGAACTCGAGCAACTCAACCCCAGCGTGAGCGAGGCGACCGTCTACAAGCACGTCCAGAAGCTGATCGACGCCGGCATCGTCACGGAGGTCGCGCTGGACGACGACCAACGTCGCCAGGGCTACCCCTGGAAGTTCTACGGCCTCACTGCAGACGGTCGCGAGTTCCTCGAAGCTCACAACCTGCTCGCCGCCGAGGACACCCTCCAGCGGATGTACGAGACTATCTCCGACAAACCCGAGAAGATGGTCAAATACGAGCAGGCGCCTCGGCCCTAG
- a CDS encoding DNA topoisomerase I, with amino-acid sequence MQLIITEKDNAARRIADILSDGGADAERRNGVNVYKWGGKRCIGLSGHVVGVDFPPEYSDWRDVQPVELIDAEVVKSPTRENIVATLRSLAREADEAVIATDYDREGELIGKEAYELIREETDAPIQRVRFSSITENEVKQAFANPDDLDFDLAAAGEARQIIDLIWGAALTRFLSLSARQLGDDFISVGRVQSPTLKLIVDREREIEAFDPDDYWEIVAELAKNGSGFEAQYFYDDDGSEAERIWDEDEAESVFERLRTQQAATVESVRRRTRTDAPPAPFNTTAFIQAAGSLGYSAQRAMSIAEELYTAGYVTYPRTDNTVYPDDLDPGELLESFTGTSPFGDDATALLGQDDIEPTRGDTESTDHPPIHPTGEFPDRNNLSDDEWEIYELVVRRFFATVAEPATWEHLRVVADADGLQLKANGKRLLEAGYHEVYPYSSASETHVPDVQEGEQLAIEDVGLQAKQTQPPRRYGQSRLISRMEEMGIGTKATRHGTIEKLYDRGYIDGDPPQPTALAKAVVDAAEAFAELIVSEEMTAQLEEDMTAITNGEATLEGVTDESREMLERVFEELHDSREQVGEHLQESLKEDRTIGSCPECGSDLVIRQSRYGSYFVGCDGYPECEYTLPLPSKGEPLVLDEVCEEHDTHHVKMLAGSDTFVHGCPRCQAEAADENEDRIIGACPECGQEHGGELAIKHLRSGSRLVGCTRYPDCEYSLPLPRRGEIEVQDERCAEHDLPHLRILDGDDDDDPWELGCPICNYEEYQARNAVEDLEDLDGVGSKTAEKLSAAGVESPADLAGIEPDAVAEQVRGVSAEQIRDWQADLEA; translated from the coding sequence GTGCAGTTGATCATCACCGAGAAAGACAACGCCGCGCGACGGATCGCCGACATCCTCAGCGACGGCGGGGCCGACGCCGAGCGGCGCAACGGCGTCAACGTCTACAAGTGGGGTGGCAAGCGCTGTATCGGACTGTCCGGCCACGTCGTCGGTGTTGACTTCCCGCCGGAGTACAGCGACTGGCGGGATGTCCAGCCCGTCGAGTTGATCGACGCCGAGGTGGTCAAATCGCCCACGCGGGAGAACATCGTCGCGACGCTGCGGAGTCTGGCTCGGGAGGCAGATGAGGCCGTCATCGCGACCGACTACGACCGCGAGGGTGAGCTGATCGGCAAGGAGGCCTACGAACTCATCCGCGAGGAGACCGACGCCCCGATCCAGCGAGTGCGCTTCTCCTCGATCACGGAAAACGAGGTCAAGCAGGCCTTCGCCAACCCGGACGATCTGGATTTCGACCTGGCCGCGGCGGGCGAGGCCCGACAGATTATCGATCTCATCTGGGGGGCGGCGCTGACGCGGTTTCTCTCGCTGTCGGCTCGCCAGCTGGGCGACGATTTCATCTCCGTCGGCCGGGTGCAGTCGCCGACGCTGAAGCTTATCGTCGATCGCGAGCGCGAGATCGAGGCGTTCGACCCCGACGATTACTGGGAAATCGTCGCCGAACTGGCGAAGAACGGATCGGGATTCGAGGCCCAATACTTCTACGACGACGACGGCAGCGAGGCCGAGCGCATCTGGGATGAGGATGAGGCCGAGTCGGTCTTCGAGCGCCTGCGCACGCAGCAGGCCGCCACGGTCGAGAGCGTCCGCCGGCGCACCCGGACGGACGCCCCGCCCGCGCCGTTCAACACCACCGCGTTCATCCAGGCCGCAGGGTCGCTGGGCTACTCGGCTCAGCGGGCGATGTCGATCGCCGAGGAGCTGTACACCGCCGGGTACGTAACCTATCCCCGGACGGACAACACCGTCTATCCCGACGATCTCGATCCTGGAGAACTGCTCGAGTCGTTCACCGGGACGAGCCCTTTCGGTGACGACGCGACGGCGCTGCTGGGGCAAGACGACATCGAGCCGACCCGCGGCGACACTGAGTCGACCGACCACCCGCCGATCCATCCGACCGGCGAATTTCCCGATCGCAACAACCTCTCCGACGACGAGTGGGAGATCTACGAACTCGTCGTTCGCCGCTTCTTCGCGACGGTCGCCGAGCCCGCCACCTGGGAACACCTGCGTGTGGTCGCCGACGCCGACGGCCTGCAACTGAAGGCCAACGGCAAGCGCCTGCTCGAGGCCGGCTATCACGAGGTCTATCCGTACTCCAGCGCCAGCGAGACCCACGTCCCCGACGTCCAAGAGGGCGAACAGCTGGCGATCGAGGATGTCGGCCTCCAGGCCAAACAGACCCAGCCGCCGCGCCGCTACGGGCAGTCGCGGCTCATCTCCAGGATGGAGGAGATGGGCATCGGGACCAAGGCGACCCGCCACGGCACTATCGAGAAGCTGTACGATCGCGGCTACATCGACGGCGACCCGCCACAGCCGACTGCGCTGGCGAAAGCGGTCGTCGACGCCGCGGAGGCCTTCGCCGAGCTGATCGTCAGCGAGGAGATGACTGCCCAGTTGGAAGAGGATATGACCGCGATCACCAACGGCGAGGCAACTCTGGAGGGGGTGACCGACGAGTCCCGGGAGATGCTCGAACGCGTCTTCGAGGAGTTACACGACTCCCGAGAGCAAGTCGGCGAGCACCTCCAGGAGTCGCTCAAGGAAGACCGGACGATCGGCTCCTGTCCGGAGTGTGGTTCGGATCTGGTGATCCGGCAGTCGCGATACGGGTCGTACTTCGTCGGCTGTGACGGCTATCCGGAGTGTGAGTACACGCTCCCGTTGCCTTCGAAGGGCGAACCGCTCGTGCTGGACGAGGTCTGTGAGGAACACGACACTCACCACGTCAAGATGCTCGCCGGTTCGGACACGTTCGTCCACGGCTGCCCGCGCTGTCAGGCCGAAGCCGCCGACGAGAACGAGGATCGTATCATCGGTGCGTGTCCCGAGTGCGGTCAGGAACACGGCGGGGAGCTGGCGATCAAGCACCTCCGGTCGGGATCACGGCTCGTGGGCTGTACCCGCTATCCGGACTGTGAGTACTCGCTGCCGCTGCCCCGTCGCGGCGAGATCGAGGTTCAGGACGAACGCTGTGCGGAACACGACCTCCCGCATCTGCGTATCCTCGATGGCGATGACGACGATGATCCCTGGGAGTTGGGCTGCCCGATCTGCAACTACGAGGAGTATCAGGCCCGCAACGCCGTCGAGGATCTGGAGGATCTCGACGGGGTCGGCTCGAAGACTGCGGAGAAACTTTCGGCGGCCGGCGTCGAGTCACCTGCTGACCTGGCCGGGATCGAGCCCGACGCGGTCGCCGAACAGGTCCGCGGCGTGAGCGCCGAGCAGATCCGCGACTGGCAGGCCGATCTCGAGGCCTGA
- the pan1 gene encoding proteasome-activating nucleotidase Pan1, translating into MTDTVDDVNLPYDDDASQQDKIDALQERLEVLEAQNEEMRDKLLDANAENNKYQQKLERLTHENKKLKQSPLFIATVQELTDEGVIIKQHGNNQEALTEVTEEMREDLEPDDRVAVNNSLSIVKSLEDETDVRARVMEVEESPSVGYGDIGGIEDQLEEVRETVEMPLKSPDMFEDVGIDPPSGVLLHGPPGTGKTMMAKAVANQTDATFIKMAGSELVHKFIGEGAKLVRDLFELARQHEPAVIFIDEIDAIAAKRTESKTSGDAEVQRTMMQLLSEMDGFEDRGQISIIAATNRFDMLDRAILRPGRFDRLIEVPKPDAEGREQIFDIHTRGMNLAETVDFESLAEETSEASGADIKAICTEAGMFAIRDDRSEIVEQDFYDAWEKIQQESEGDEDVSRTFH; encoded by the coding sequence ATGACGGACACCGTCGACGACGTCAATCTCCCGTACGACGACGACGCTTCCCAGCAGGACAAGATCGATGCCCTGCAGGAGCGTCTCGAAGTGTTGGAGGCCCAAAACGAGGAGATGCGGGACAAGCTGTTGGACGCCAACGCAGAGAACAACAAGTACCAGCAGAAGCTGGAGCGACTCACCCACGAGAACAAGAAGCTCAAACAGTCGCCGCTGTTCATCGCCACCGTCCAGGAACTCACCGACGAGGGAGTCATCATCAAACAGCACGGCAACAACCAGGAGGCTCTCACCGAGGTCACCGAGGAGATGCGCGAGGACCTGGAACCGGACGACCGCGTCGCGGTCAACAACTCCCTGTCTATCGTCAAATCTCTCGAGGACGAGACCGACGTCCGTGCTCGCGTGATGGAAGTCGAAGAGAGCCCGTCGGTCGGCTACGGCGACATCGGCGGTATCGAAGACCAGCTCGAGGAAGTGCGCGAGACCGTCGAGATGCCGCTGAAAAGCCCCGACATGTTCGAAGACGTCGGGATCGACCCACCCAGCGGCGTCCTGCTGCACGGCCCGCCCGGCACGGGCAAGACGATGATGGCCAAGGCCGTCGCCAACCAGACCGACGCCACGTTCATCAAGATGGCCGGCTCCGAGCTGGTCCACAAGTTCATCGGCGAGGGCGCGAAGCTCGTCCGAGACCTGTTCGAGCTGGCTCGCCAGCACGAGCCCGCCGTTATCTTCATCGACGAGATCGACGCTATCGCCGCCAAGCGGACCGAATCGAAGACCTCCGGCGACGCCGAGGTCCAGCGGACGATGATGCAACTCCTCAGCGAGATGGACGGCTTCGAGGACCGCGGCCAGATCAGCATCATCGCCGCGACCAACCGCTTCGACATGCTCGATCGGGCGATCCTCCGGCCTGGCCGGTTCGACCGCCTCATCGAGGTCCCCAAGCCGGACGCCGAAGGCCGCGAGCAGATCTTCGATATCCACACCCGCGGGATGAACCTCGCCGAGACGGTCGACTTCGAGTCGCTGGCCGAGGAGACGTCCGAGGCCTCAGGGGCGGATATCAAGGCCATCTGCACCGAGGCCGGGATGTTCGCGATCCGGGACGACCGTTCGGAGATCGTCGAGCAGGACTTCTACGACGCCTGGGAGAAGATCCAGCAGGAGTCAGAAGGCGACGAGGACGTCTCCCGAACGTTCCACTGA
- a CDS encoding MarR family transcriptional regulator: MSTTEAVSAEAQPKSDWEAVRDLPPSAKLVAKVLEYNDQLTQSQLAEETLLPGRTVRYALNRLEEVGVVDARFSFTDARKRVYTLQIE; the protein is encoded by the coding sequence ATGAGTACGACCGAAGCAGTCTCCGCCGAAGCACAGCCCAAGAGCGACTGGGAAGCAGTTCGAGACCTCCCGCCGAGTGCGAAGCTCGTCGCGAAGGTCCTGGAGTACAACGATCAGCTGACCCAGAGCCAGCTCGCCGAGGAGACGCTGCTGCCCGGCCGCACGGTTCGGTACGCACTGAACCGCCTGGAAGAGGTCGGCGTCGTCGACGCACGGTTCTCCTTCACTGATGCGCGCAAGCGCGTCTATACCCTGCAGATCGAGTAA
- the aspS gene encoding aspartate--tRNA(Asn) ligase, producing MDERTYTAEAEPGDDVTVKGWVHEIRDLGGIAFIIVRDTTGKIQVKFEKDEMDDELVETGLDVHRESVVAVTGAVEEEDRAPTGVEIVPESVEVIAEADPELPLDPSGKVDAELSTRLDNRTLDLRKPAVKAVFEIRAEVLRSVREAFREVDATEINTPKIVATGTEGGTELFPITYFGREAFMNQSPQLFKQLMVGSGLERVFEIGPIFRAEEHNTPRHLNEATSIDFESAFFDHQDAMDVCEHVVKAAYEGVAENCQRELEALDLADDFEVPDGEFPRLTYEEAIERINATGELDEPLVWGDDLSTEAEHVLGQEVGEHYFITDWPSEIKPFYIKDYDNDEEISTGFDMMHPSMELVSGGQREHRYDHLVDGFEQQGLDPEAFEYYTKMFKYGMPPHAGWGLGGERLVMTMLGLDNIREAVIFPRDRQRLSP from the coding sequence ATGGACGAGCGAACCTACACCGCGGAGGCCGAGCCCGGCGACGACGTAACCGTCAAAGGCTGGGTGCACGAGATCCGCGACCTCGGTGGCATCGCATTCATCATCGTACGGGACACGACCGGCAAGATCCAGGTCAAATTCGAGAAAGACGAGATGGACGACGAGCTTGTCGAGACCGGCCTGGACGTCCACCGCGAGAGTGTCGTCGCGGTCACGGGCGCTGTCGAAGAGGAAGACCGCGCCCCGACCGGCGTCGAAATCGTCCCCGAGTCGGTCGAGGTTATCGCCGAGGCCGACCCCGAACTCCCGCTGGATCCCTCCGGGAAGGTCGACGCCGAACTCTCGACGCGGCTGGACAACCGGACGCTGGACCTGCGCAAACCCGCGGTCAAGGCGGTCTTCGAGATCCGGGCGGAGGTCCTCCGGAGCGTCCGTGAGGCCTTCCGCGAGGTCGACGCGACCGAGATCAACACGCCCAAGATCGTCGCTACGGGCACCGAGGGCGGGACCGAGCTGTTCCCGATCACCTACTTCGGTCGCGAGGCCTTCATGAACCAGAGCCCGCAGCTGTTCAAGCAGCTGATGGTCGGCTCCGGCCTGGAGCGGGTCTTCGAAATCGGCCCGATCTTCCGCGCGGAGGAGCACAACACGCCGCGACACCTCAACGAGGCCACCTCGATCGACTTCGAGTCGGCCTTCTTCGACCATCAGGACGCCATGGACGTCTGTGAGCACGTCGTCAAGGCCGCCTACGAGGGCGTCGCGGAGAACTGTCAGCGCGAGCTGGAGGCGCTCGACCTCGCAGACGACTTCGAGGTGCCCGACGGCGAGTTCCCGCGGCTGACCTACGAGGAGGCCATCGAGCGGATCAACGCGACGGGCGAACTCGACGAGCCGCTGGTCTGGGGCGACGACCTCTCGACGGAAGCCGAGCACGTCCTCGGCCAGGAGGTCGGCGAGCACTACTTCATCACCGACTGGCCCAGCGAGATCAAGCCCTTCTACATCAAGGACTACGACAACGACGAGGAAATCTCGACGGGCTTCGACATGATGCACCCGTCGATGGAGCTGGTCTCGGGCGGTCAGCGTGAGCACCGCTACGACCACCTCGTCGACGGCTTCGAACAGCAGGGACTCGACCCGGAGGCCTTCGAGTACTACACCAAGATGTTCAAGTACGGCATGCCGCCCCACGCCGGCTGGGGCCTCGGCGGCGAGCGCCTGGTCATGACGATGCTCGGACTTGACAACATCCGAGAGGCGGTGATCTTCCCGCGAGATCGCCAGCGACTCTCTCCGTAG